Proteins encoded within one genomic window of Hyalangium minutum:
- a CDS encoding aldo/keto reductase — protein MTREDRMRVKMSPGGPEVSRLAYGAWRLLDDGQGADVQRVLTLIETCLGCGITTFDHADIYGGYRVEEAFGAALKARPGLRQRMELVTKCGIMLVNPARPKTWIKHYDYSRQHIVESVERSLSNLGTDYLDVLLLHRPSPLLDPDEVAEAVNALVTQGKVRHVGVSNFTPAQVDTLASRLSRPLVTNQVELHPLRLEPFLDGTLDQCLQRRMSPMAWSPLAGGRLLKGEGQAESRVRAVLSALARQYGAEMDQVIYAWLLRHPANIIPVLGTQRLERVTAAVRALELKMDTQDWFAVWSASSGAAVP, from the coding sequence ATGACTCGTGAGGACCGCATGCGCGTGAAGATGTCCCCCGGAGGCCCCGAGGTGTCCCGGCTCGCTTACGGCGCGTGGCGCCTGCTGGATGACGGCCAGGGGGCCGACGTCCAGCGGGTGCTGACGTTGATCGAGACGTGCCTGGGATGTGGCATCACCACGTTCGATCACGCGGACATCTATGGAGGGTACCGCGTCGAGGAGGCGTTCGGCGCCGCGCTGAAGGCCCGCCCGGGGCTGCGGCAGCGGATGGAGCTGGTGACCAAGTGCGGCATCATGCTGGTCAACCCGGCCCGGCCGAAGACGTGGATCAAGCACTACGACTACTCGCGGCAGCACATCGTCGAGTCCGTGGAGCGCTCGCTGAGCAACCTGGGCACGGACTACCTCGACGTGCTGCTGCTGCACCGGCCGAGCCCGCTGCTGGACCCGGATGAGGTGGCCGAGGCGGTGAACGCGCTGGTAACGCAGGGCAAGGTGCGCCACGTGGGCGTGTCGAACTTCACGCCGGCGCAAGTGGACACGCTGGCCAGCCGCCTGAGCCGGCCGCTGGTGACGAACCAGGTGGAGCTGCACCCGCTGCGGCTGGAGCCGTTCCTGGACGGGACGCTGGACCAGTGCCTGCAGCGGCGGATGTCCCCCATGGCATGGTCGCCGCTGGCGGGCGGGCGCCTGCTGAAGGGCGAGGGACAGGCGGAGAGCCGGGTGCGCGCGGTGCTGTCTGCGCTGGCCCGGCAGTACGGCGCGGAGATGGATCAGGTCATCTACGCGTGGCTGCTGCGGCACCCGGCGAACATCATTCCCGTGTTGGGCACTCAACGGCTGGAGCGCGTGACAGCCGCTGTGAGGGCGCTCGAGCTGAAGATGGACACGCAGGACTGGTTCGCGGTGTGGAGCGCCTCGTCGGGAGCCGCAGTGCCGTGA
- a CDS encoding sensor histidine kinase, which translates to MHRTLRTWFLKRLDLLLHEEQRRFPPHELGRFRVLVGAAALNLALALLNMFGPEAPAHGTLFRAAGILFSAAYLSTLILVRRGAPFRIPALLLCSALSVGIVFAIHLLGNPQAPTHAVIMLAPALAVYLLGARTGLVFTGVMALNTLFLYPWAQAGFRFDRPLFENEQSEMMSFFAAVTLFSGWGLSWLHSASRAEAFAALRASESRLAEMHRSLLEVSRQAGKAEMAIGVLHNMGNVLNSITVSMGLVAERSQALRLSGVARVAELLDAHAGELGTFLTEDPRGQQIPTYLRQLSRELAQEQETLVAEVHTLGRGIEDVRAMVSVQQEHARPIGLVEEVLVPQLIDDALRLMSASFERSGIHVRTEYSQVPAVEVDRYKLLQILTNLLTNAQQALEESARPDKGITVRVEHAPEGRLHVEVADNGVGIAPEHLPRVFTQGFTTRQAGHGFGLHLSSLTAQELGGSLTCESSGKEQGATFILELPLEAQGARESRA; encoded by the coding sequence ATGCACCGAACCTTGCGGACGTGGTTCCTGAAGCGCCTGGACTTGCTGCTCCATGAGGAGCAGCGCCGGTTTCCTCCGCATGAGCTTGGCCGGTTTCGGGTGCTGGTGGGCGCGGCGGCGCTCAACCTCGCGCTCGCCCTGCTGAACATGTTCGGCCCCGAGGCGCCCGCGCACGGCACGCTCTTCCGAGCAGCGGGGATTCTCTTCTCGGCCGCTTACCTGAGCACCCTGATCCTGGTGCGCCGAGGCGCTCCGTTCCGCATCCCGGCCCTGCTCCTGTGCTCGGCGCTCAGCGTCGGCATTGTCTTCGCCATCCACCTGCTGGGAAATCCGCAGGCGCCTACCCATGCGGTGATCATGCTCGCCCCCGCCCTGGCTGTGTATCTGCTGGGCGCGCGCACGGGGCTCGTCTTCACCGGAGTGATGGCGCTCAACACGCTGTTCCTCTACCCCTGGGCCCAGGCAGGGTTCCGGTTCGACCGCCCGCTCTTCGAGAATGAGCAGTCGGAGATGATGTCCTTCTTCGCCGCGGTGACCCTGTTCAGCGGCTGGGGGCTGAGCTGGCTGCACAGCGCCTCGCGGGCGGAGGCGTTCGCGGCGCTCCGGGCGAGCGAGAGCCGGCTGGCCGAGATGCACCGGAGCCTGCTGGAGGTGTCGCGCCAGGCGGGCAAGGCGGAGATGGCCATCGGCGTCCTTCACAACATGGGCAATGTGCTCAACTCGATCACCGTGTCGATGGGGCTGGTGGCCGAGCGCTCACAGGCCCTGCGGCTCTCGGGGGTGGCCCGCGTCGCCGAGTTGCTGGACGCGCACGCGGGGGAGCTGGGCACTTTCCTCACCGAGGATCCTCGCGGTCAGCAGATTCCCACCTACCTCCGGCAGCTCTCCCGGGAGCTCGCTCAGGAGCAGGAGACCCTCGTGGCGGAGGTGCACACCCTGGGCCGGGGGATCGAGGACGTCCGGGCCATGGTGAGCGTGCAGCAGGAGCATGCGCGTCCCATCGGCCTCGTGGAGGAGGTGCTCGTGCCTCAGCTCATCGACGATGCGCTGCGCTTGATGAGCGCATCCTTCGAGCGCTCCGGCATCCACGTGCGGACGGAGTACAGCCAGGTGCCTGCGGTGGAAGTGGATCGGTACAAGCTGCTGCAGATCCTGACCAACCTCCTCACCAACGCGCAGCAGGCGCTGGAGGAGAGCGCTCGCCCGGACAAGGGGATCACCGTGCGGGTGGAGCACGCGCCCGAGGGCCGGCTGCATGTCGAGGTGGCCGACAACGGGGTGGGCATTGCTCCCGAGCACCTGCCCCGCGTCTTCACCCAGGGGTTCACCACCCGGCAGGCTGGGCACGGCTTCGGGTTGCACCTCAGCTCCCTGACGGCCCAGGAACTGGGCGGCTCTCTCACGTGCGAGAGTTCCGGGAAGGAGCAGGGCGCGACCTTCATCCTCGAGCTCCCGCTGGAGGCGCAGGGAGCGCGGGAGTCCCGGGCCTGA
- a CDS encoding M13 family metallopeptidase, giving the protein MSLKLFPRFFWAPGALSALLLTSCATSSQAPDANAAAQKATGKLGIELKNFDPSVRPQDDFYKHVNGTWAKTATMPADRARYGTFIELAEKSENALKAIIEETAAQKDLQQGTDAQKVRDLYASFMDTQRIEQLGLEPIRADLQRVAALKSPNEYPALFAEFYRWGVPTPLAAFVGQDAKQATRYILYANQAGLGLPDRDYYFKQEPRFAEVRAAYQKYVEQLLALAGEKDAASAAKNIVDLETKLAEKSWDRVRNRDREATYNLKTVDELEKLTPGFAWKSYLKALGAENTPGVIVRQPDYFQALSEVLTKTPLPVMKQYLTYKLLDAYAPLLNKSFEDLNFQFRGKTLQGQEENRPRWKRGVEMVEFSLGEVVGKLYVERHFSPESKKRMVELVSNLRAAFKEGIEQLDWMSPATKAQAQDKLSKFNVKIGYPDKWRDYSKLEISSGDLVGNDKRATAFEIQRNMDKLGKPIDRTEWGMTPQTVNAYYNPSLNEIVFPAAILQPPFFDPEADDAVNYGGIGGVIGHEISHGFDDQGSRSDGDGNLRDWWTAEDKKAFEQRTSMLVEQYNSFKPIDQMSVNGKLTLGENIGDLSGLTVSYRAYKLSLKGQEAPVIQGFTGDQRFFFGWGQVWRSLFRDDYLRQMLVTDPHSPGPIRVNGVVRNMPEYIQAFGVKEGDGAWLPPEQRVKIW; this is encoded by the coding sequence ATGAGCCTCAAGCTCTTTCCCCGCTTCTTCTGGGCCCCGGGCGCGCTCAGCGCCCTGTTGCTCACCAGCTGCGCCACCAGCTCTCAGGCGCCCGACGCCAATGCCGCGGCGCAGAAGGCCACGGGCAAGCTCGGCATCGAGTTGAAGAACTTCGATCCCTCCGTGCGCCCCCAGGATGACTTCTACAAGCACGTGAACGGCACCTGGGCGAAGACCGCCACGATGCCGGCGGACCGCGCCCGCTATGGCACCTTCATCGAGCTGGCGGAGAAGAGCGAGAACGCGCTCAAGGCCATCATCGAGGAGACCGCCGCGCAGAAGGATCTCCAGCAGGGCACGGACGCCCAGAAGGTGCGCGACCTGTACGCGAGCTTCATGGACACCCAGCGCATCGAGCAGCTGGGCCTGGAGCCCATCCGCGCGGACCTGCAGCGGGTGGCGGCGCTGAAGAGCCCCAACGAGTACCCGGCGCTGTTCGCCGAGTTCTACCGCTGGGGCGTCCCGACGCCGCTGGCGGCGTTCGTGGGCCAGGATGCCAAGCAGGCCACGCGCTACATCCTCTACGCGAACCAGGCGGGCCTGGGCCTGCCGGACCGGGACTACTACTTCAAGCAGGAGCCGCGCTTCGCCGAGGTGCGTGCCGCCTACCAGAAGTACGTGGAGCAGCTGCTCGCGCTGGCCGGTGAGAAGGACGCGGCGAGCGCGGCCAAGAACATCGTGGATCTGGAGACGAAGCTGGCCGAGAAGAGCTGGGACCGGGTGCGCAACCGGGACCGCGAGGCCACCTACAACCTGAAGACGGTGGACGAGCTGGAGAAGCTCACCCCGGGCTTCGCGTGGAAGAGCTACCTGAAGGCCCTGGGCGCGGAGAACACGCCGGGCGTCATCGTCCGCCAGCCGGACTACTTCCAGGCCCTCTCCGAGGTGCTCACGAAGACGCCGCTGCCGGTGATGAAGCAGTACCTCACCTACAAGCTGCTGGATGCGTACGCGCCGCTGCTGAACAAGTCCTTCGAGGACCTGAACTTCCAGTTCCGCGGCAAGACGCTGCAGGGCCAGGAGGAGAACCGCCCCCGCTGGAAGCGCGGCGTGGAGATGGTGGAGTTCTCGCTGGGCGAGGTGGTGGGCAAGCTCTACGTGGAGCGCCACTTCAGCCCCGAGTCCAAGAAGCGCATGGTGGAGCTGGTGAGCAACCTGCGCGCCGCCTTCAAGGAGGGCATCGAGCAGCTCGACTGGATGAGCCCGGCCACCAAGGCGCAGGCTCAGGACAAGCTCTCCAAGTTCAACGTGAAGATCGGCTACCCGGACAAGTGGCGCGACTACTCCAAGCTGGAGATCTCCTCAGGAGACCTGGTGGGCAATGACAAGCGCGCCACCGCGTTCGAGATCCAGCGCAACATGGACAAGCTGGGCAAGCCCATCGACCGCACCGAGTGGGGCATGACGCCGCAGACGGTGAACGCGTACTACAACCCCTCGCTGAACGAGATCGTCTTCCCGGCCGCCATTCTCCAGCCGCCGTTCTTCGATCCCGAGGCGGATGACGCGGTGAACTACGGCGGCATCGGCGGCGTGATTGGCCACGAGATCAGCCACGGCTTCGATGACCAGGGCAGCCGCTCGGATGGCGACGGCAACCTGCGCGACTGGTGGACGGCCGAGGACAAGAAGGCCTTCGAGCAGCGCACCTCCATGCTGGTGGAGCAGTACAACAGCTTCAAGCCCATCGACCAGATGTCGGTGAACGGCAAGCTGACGCTGGGCGAGAACATCGGCGACCTGAGCGGCCTGACGGTCTCCTACCGCGCCTACAAGCTGTCGCTGAAGGGCCAGGAGGCCCCGGTCATCCAGGGCTTCACCGGCGACCAGCGCTTCTTCTTCGGCTGGGGGCAGGTGTGGCGCTCGCTCTTCCGCGATGACTACCTGCGGCAGATGCTGGTGACGGATCCGCACTCGCCGGGACCGATCCGCGTCAACGGCGTGGTGCGGAACATGCCGGAGTACATCCAGGCCTTCGGCGTGAAGGAGGGCGACGGCGCGTGGCTGCCGCCCGAGCAGCGCGTGAAAATCTGGTAG
- a CDS encoding DUF4846 domain-containing protein: MPRLLGCLLGGLLLSTTAGAQPSSEGPAPRPPTKEELTRYPWLSKDARVRSLEAAFPPPSGYTRVAVEPGSFGAWLRGLPLRPAGSPARDFRGGQVLAGDDSRLAAVAELDIGSANLQQCADSIIRLHAEWLWVQNQKDRIAYRFTSGDLATWSKYAAGDRAKISGSKVKWTRSASADSSRTSFRAYLDLVFTYAGTLSLQELKQRPSRETARPGDFFVLGGSPGHAVLVLDVAVNAQGERVALLGQGFIPAQDFQVLSPGQDGPWFSLEADEVATPFWKPFPWSSLRRL; this comes from the coding sequence TTGCCGCGACTCCTGGGCTGCCTCCTCGGCGGTCTCCTGCTGTCCACCACCGCAGGGGCACAGCCCTCCTCGGAGGGCCCCGCCCCTCGCCCACCTACGAAGGAGGAGCTGACGCGCTACCCGTGGCTGTCCAAGGACGCTCGGGTGCGCTCGCTGGAGGCCGCCTTCCCGCCTCCCTCCGGCTACACCCGGGTGGCGGTGGAGCCGGGCTCGTTCGGGGCATGGCTGCGAGGCTTGCCGCTGCGGCCCGCGGGCTCGCCCGCGCGCGACTTCCGTGGCGGACAGGTGCTGGCCGGGGATGACTCCCGGCTGGCGGCGGTGGCGGAGCTGGACATCGGCTCGGCCAACCTCCAGCAGTGCGCGGACTCCATCATCCGCCTCCACGCCGAGTGGCTCTGGGTCCAGAACCAGAAGGACCGCATCGCCTACCGCTTCACCAGCGGGGACCTGGCCACCTGGAGCAAGTACGCCGCCGGAGACCGGGCGAAGATCTCCGGCTCGAAGGTGAAGTGGACGCGCAGCGCCTCGGCGGACAGCTCGCGCACGTCCTTCCGCGCCTACCTGGACCTGGTCTTCACCTACGCGGGGACGCTGTCGCTGCAGGAGCTGAAGCAGCGGCCCTCGCGCGAGACCGCACGGCCCGGAGACTTCTTCGTGCTCGGAGGCAGCCCGGGGCACGCGGTGCTCGTCCTGGACGTGGCCGTGAACGCACAAGGCGAGCGGGTGGCCCTTCTGGGCCAGGGCTTCATTCCGGCGCAAGATTTCCAGGTGCTGTCTCCGGGCCAGGACGGGCCGTGGTTCTCCCTGGAGGCGGATGAGGTGGCCACGCCCTTCTGGAAGCCCTTCCCCTGGTCCTCGCTGCGCAGGCTCTGA
- a CDS encoding antibiotic biosynthesis monooxygenase → MSQSLLIVHVYVHVKPEHVDAFREASLANARESVKEPGIARFDVVQEADDKTRFVLVEVYRTPEAPAAHKETAHYLKWRDTVAPMMAEPRTSRKYINCFPGNEGW, encoded by the coding sequence ATGTCGCAGAGCCTGCTGATCGTCCACGTCTATGTTCACGTCAAACCGGAGCACGTCGACGCCTTCCGAGAAGCCTCGCTGGCCAATGCGCGCGAGAGCGTGAAGGAGCCGGGGATCGCCCGCTTCGATGTGGTGCAGGAGGCGGACGACAAGACGCGCTTCGTGCTGGTGGAGGTGTACCGCACGCCCGAGGCGCCGGCCGCGCACAAGGAGACGGCGCACTACCTCAAGTGGCGCGACACAGTGGCTCCGATGATGGCGGAGCCGCGCACGAGCCGGAAGTACATCAACTGCTTCCCGGGCAACGAGGGGTGGTGA
- a CDS encoding iron-containing alcohol dehydrogenase — MSGGLAFEFATATRVLFGAGRLAEAPEVVRALGGRRVMIVTGSTPVRAAPLREGLDRLGLSTVLFRVEGEPTLELAREGTATAIAAGCDALVALGGGSVLDAGKAIAALAANGGDPLDYLEVIGRGRPLTHPSVPMVAIPTTAGTGSEVTRNAVLGSKEEKVKASLRSPLMLPRVALVDPDLLKGTPGPVIASSGLDALSQLIEPFISARANPLTDTLAREGMRRSARSLRRAVLEDFDAAAREDLALASLFGGLCLANSGLGAVHGFAAPMGGMFQAPHGAVCAALLAAALEVNLRAMRARAAQHPALPRFQEVAALLTGRPEAKAEDAITWVKELCQALSVPGLRRYGLTEAEVPRLVEKAKVASSMKANPLALTDEELTEIATRSL; from the coding sequence ATGAGCGGCGGCCTGGCGTTCGAGTTCGCCACTGCGACGCGCGTCCTCTTCGGAGCGGGCCGGCTGGCCGAGGCGCCCGAGGTGGTGCGGGCCCTGGGAGGCCGTCGGGTGATGATCGTCACCGGGAGCACGCCGGTGCGCGCGGCGCCGCTGCGCGAGGGCCTGGATCGGCTGGGGCTGTCTACCGTCCTATTCCGGGTGGAGGGCGAGCCCACGCTGGAACTGGCCCGGGAGGGCACGGCGACGGCCATCGCGGCGGGCTGTGATGCGCTGGTGGCGCTGGGCGGAGGCAGTGTGTTGGACGCGGGCAAGGCCATCGCGGCGCTGGCGGCGAATGGCGGAGATCCGCTCGACTACCTGGAGGTGATCGGGCGCGGGCGGCCTCTGACGCATCCCTCCGTGCCGATGGTCGCCATTCCGACGACGGCGGGGACAGGCTCGGAGGTGACACGCAACGCGGTGCTGGGCTCGAAGGAAGAGAAGGTGAAGGCCAGCCTGCGCAGCCCGCTCATGTTGCCGCGCGTGGCGCTGGTGGATCCGGATCTATTGAAGGGGACGCCGGGGCCAGTGATTGCTTCGAGCGGCTTGGACGCGCTCTCTCAGCTCATCGAGCCGTTCATCTCGGCTCGGGCCAACCCACTCACGGACACGCTGGCGCGCGAGGGCATGCGGCGCTCGGCGCGCTCGCTGCGGCGGGCGGTGCTGGAGGACTTCGACGCGGCGGCGCGAGAGGACCTGGCGCTGGCGAGCCTCTTCGGAGGGCTGTGCCTGGCGAACTCGGGGCTCGGCGCGGTGCACGGCTTCGCGGCGCCCATGGGCGGCATGTTCCAGGCGCCGCACGGGGCGGTGTGCGCGGCGCTGCTGGCGGCGGCCCTGGAGGTGAACCTGCGGGCCATGCGGGCGCGTGCGGCCCAGCACCCAGCGCTTCCGCGCTTCCAGGAGGTAGCGGCGCTGCTCACCGGCCGGCCCGAGGCGAAGGCGGAGGACGCCATCACCTGGGTGAAGGAGCTGTGCCAGGCGCTGAGCGTGCCGGGACTGCGCCGCTACGGGTTGACGGAGGCAGAGGTCCCCCGGCTGGTAGAGAAGGCCAAGGTGGCCAGCAGCATGAAGGCCAACCCGCTGGCTCTCACGGACGAGGAGCTCACGGAGATCGCTACCCGCTCCCTGTGA
- a CDS encoding glutathione S-transferase family protein yields the protein MIDFYTWATPNGWKISTTLEELGLPYTVHPIDISKGEQKKPEFLKINPNGRIPAIVDREEDNFAVFESGAIMIYLAEKTGKLMPTDRKGRSRVIQWLMFQMSGVGPMQGQANVFFRYFPEKIPSAIQRYQNETRRLYTVLDTRLQESEYLAGDYSIADIATWAWVRAYDWAGVSVEGLTQLQRWLAAIEQRPAAQRGLKIPHELKLGSAADQEKLAQSGQSIVQR from the coding sequence ATGATTGATTTCTACACGTGGGCCACGCCGAACGGCTGGAAGATCTCTACCACCCTGGAGGAGCTGGGGCTGCCCTACACAGTGCACCCCATCGACATCAGCAAGGGTGAGCAGAAGAAGCCCGAGTTCCTGAAGATCAACCCGAATGGGCGCATCCCGGCCATCGTGGACCGCGAAGAGGACAACTTCGCGGTGTTCGAATCGGGGGCCATCATGATCTACCTGGCGGAGAAGACCGGGAAGCTGATGCCCACGGACCGCAAGGGGCGCTCGCGGGTCATCCAGTGGCTCATGTTCCAGATGAGCGGGGTAGGCCCCATGCAGGGGCAGGCCAACGTCTTCTTCCGCTACTTCCCGGAGAAGATTCCCTCGGCCATCCAGCGCTACCAGAATGAGACTCGGCGGCTCTACACCGTGCTCGACACCCGGCTCCAGGAGAGCGAGTACCTGGCGGGGGACTACAGCATCGCGGACATCGCCACCTGGGCCTGGGTGCGCGCCTACGACTGGGCCGGTGTGTCGGTGGAGGGGCTGACCCAGCTGCAGCGGTGGCTGGCCGCCATCGAGCAGCGGCCCGCGGCGCAGCGGGGGCTAAAGATCCCTCACGAGCTCAAGCTGGGGTCCGCTGCCGACCAGGAGAAGCTGGCCCAGTCGGGTCAGAGCATCGTGCAGCGCTAA
- a CDS encoding M20/M25/M40 family metallo-hydrolase — MRPAPLFQLSALLCLSFLSSPVLAAPPAKEDPSRADVSRLLASILGDTPLVSDLQSLSDEIGGRATGSPANLRSVEWALARFHEAGVEARKEPFQMPSLWLERAARATVRGENLSYTPRVAAMPFSTSTPKGGLTAPLIDGRKGSEKDFQALGAKVRGAFLLIETEELKDVDGLFREYAESAAIEERAFAAGVAGVIYMGSRPNNLLYRHNVAVGLRNTRPMFVMERDAALRALRLIRGGKALTITAELDLQTGPAYTSYNVVGEIRGSTRPEEVVLVGAHLDSWDLGTGVLDNGANVAALIDVARQMKRLGLQPARTIRFALWNGEEQGMYGSWGYTRTHEAELDQHVMASSFDIGCGRINGFFTGRRPELPPLVDRALEPVKGLGPFTQVDDPIVGTDNFDFMLHGVPNLVASQEPALYGPNYHARSDEMDKCDLHQLRLNTAIIAALAYGFAQQDGAKLPRQTRAQVEEMARATDLLQQMKSFNVYEDWAAGKRGRK, encoded by the coding sequence TTGCGCCCAGCGCCTCTGTTCCAGCTGTCCGCCCTGCTCTGCCTCTCGTTCCTGTCGTCGCCGGTCCTCGCGGCGCCTCCCGCCAAGGAGGACCCTTCCCGCGCTGACGTGTCCCGGCTGCTCGCCAGCATCCTGGGGGACACCCCTCTGGTGAGCGATCTCCAGTCGCTCAGCGATGAGATCGGTGGCAGGGCCACGGGCTCGCCGGCCAACCTGCGCTCGGTGGAGTGGGCGCTGGCGCGCTTCCATGAGGCGGGAGTGGAGGCGCGCAAGGAGCCCTTCCAGATGCCCTCGCTGTGGCTGGAGCGCGCGGCGCGTGCCACGGTGCGCGGGGAGAACCTCAGTTACACGCCTCGCGTGGCGGCCATGCCCTTCTCCACCAGCACGCCCAAGGGTGGGCTCACGGCGCCGTTGATCGATGGGCGCAAGGGCTCCGAGAAGGACTTCCAGGCGCTCGGGGCCAAGGTCCGCGGGGCGTTCCTGCTCATCGAGACGGAGGAGCTCAAGGACGTCGACGGCTTGTTCCGCGAGTACGCCGAGAGCGCGGCCATTGAAGAGCGCGCCTTCGCCGCGGGCGTGGCGGGAGTCATCTACATGGGCTCACGGCCCAACAACCTGCTCTACCGCCACAACGTGGCCGTGGGCCTGCGCAACACTCGGCCCATGTTCGTGATGGAGCGGGACGCAGCGCTGCGGGCACTGCGGCTGATCCGCGGCGGCAAGGCGCTGACCATCACTGCCGAGCTGGACCTCCAGACTGGCCCCGCTTACACGAGCTACAACGTCGTCGGTGAGATCCGCGGCTCCACGCGCCCCGAGGAGGTGGTCCTCGTGGGTGCGCACCTGGACTCGTGGGACCTGGGCACAGGCGTGCTGGACAATGGCGCCAACGTGGCGGCGCTCATCGACGTGGCGCGGCAGATGAAGCGGCTGGGCCTCCAGCCGGCTCGCACGATCCGCTTCGCGCTGTGGAACGGCGAGGAGCAGGGCATGTACGGCTCGTGGGGCTACACGCGGACGCACGAGGCGGAGCTGGACCAGCACGTGATGGCGTCCTCGTTCGACATCGGCTGTGGGCGCATCAACGGCTTCTTCACTGGACGCCGCCCTGAGCTGCCCCCTCTGGTGGACCGGGCGCTCGAGCCAGTGAAGGGGCTGGGGCCCTTCACGCAGGTGGATGACCCCATCGTCGGCACGGACAACTTCGACTTCATGCTGCACGGCGTGCCGAACCTCGTGGCGAGCCAGGAGCCCGCGCTCTATGGGCCCAACTACCACGCGCGCTCGGATGAGATGGACAAGTGCGACCTGCACCAGCTGCGGCTCAACACGGCCATCATCGCCGCGCTGGCCTACGGGTTCGCGCAGCAGGACGGCGCGAAGCTGCCCCGGCAAACCCGCGCGCAAGTGGAGGAGATGGCGCGCGCCACCGACCTCCTCCAGCAGATGAAGTCCTTCAACGTCTACGAGGATTGGGCCGCTGGAAAGCGCGGCCGGAAGTAG
- a CDS encoding STAUR_1299 family protein, protein MTDAETFLRLAFAQAPASEANAAISRTREEQEDSRSYELVLPGGDVRAFLLERALPKLVDYLESVGAKLPGCGGVFLSVFAGDTLHFIHARDAMQLLAEWSGASLEELKRRYGPR, encoded by the coding sequence ATGACCGACGCAGAGACGTTCCTCCGCCTCGCCTTCGCGCAGGCCCCGGCCTCCGAGGCCAACGCCGCCATCTCGCGCACCCGCGAGGAGCAGGAGGACTCGAGGAGCTATGAGCTCGTGCTGCCGGGGGGAGACGTCCGCGCCTTCCTGCTGGAGCGCGCGCTGCCAAAGCTCGTGGACTACCTGGAGTCGGTGGGCGCGAAGCTGCCGGGCTGCGGCGGCGTGTTCCTGTCGGTGTTCGCTGGGGACACGCTCCACTTCATCCACGCCCGCGATGCGATGCAGCTTCTGGCCGAGTGGAGCGGGGCCTCCTTGGAGGAGCTGAAGCGCCGCTACGGCCCGAGGTAG
- a CDS encoding DUF4190 domain-containing protein gives MEASAALCATHPESPADGTCSRCGLFICERCRRWQVGRMLCLRCHQVALGEKPSRRATVALIFATAGFCGFVPGLVAIFLGHQELAAIHRGEAPGSGEGIARLARNVGYFHLAMLVVIAIGLVVRS, from the coding sequence ATGGAAGCGAGCGCCGCGCTCTGCGCCACCCACCCCGAGTCCCCTGCTGATGGCACCTGCAGCCGGTGCGGCCTCTTCATCTGCGAGCGCTGCCGCCGGTGGCAGGTGGGGAGAATGCTCTGCCTGCGCTGCCATCAAGTGGCGCTGGGCGAGAAGCCCTCGCGCCGGGCCACGGTGGCGCTCATCTTCGCCACGGCGGGCTTCTGCGGGTTCGTCCCCGGGCTGGTGGCCATCTTCCTCGGCCACCAGGAGCTCGCCGCCATTCACCGGGGCGAAGCCCCCGGCTCCGGGGAGGGGATAGCGAGGCTCGCTCGCAACGTGGGATACTTCCACCTGGCGATGCTCGTCGTGATCGCGATCGGGCTGGTGGTACGGAGCTGA